From the Nodularia sphaerocarpa UHCC 0038 genome, the window CACTACTATTGGCAGTAGAATTCCCACGTAATGATCCCAAAATATTTTGCATATCTTGCCATACTTGTGGATGCATCATCGGAGCCAAGAGTAACATCAGTGGCACAACTACCATCAACCTGAGCATTAAAATTAACAGTATATTTCCCAGTGTTGGCGAAATAATGCCCTGAATCTCTAAAGCTCCCAAATTGTCGAAAGGTTTAAAAAACATCCACTTGATGGTGATGTTGTACAGCGATGAAACCACCGTTGACAAAACAACCAGCAAAAAACCGATCTGGATGGGGGAAAAAGTGCGGGAGCTTGGTGACTGTGATGATGCAGGTTTTGCTTTTTGGTTGGTTCCTGGGTTAGAAGTTAGGGGTTTATTCTGGCGTTCAAAGGAGTTCCTGCTGAGTACTAAACTTGGTTCGCGAACCTTTCTTGGCTCTGGCGGGGATTTGGTATCACTTTCCAAGGAGTTGCTGCTGAGTACTGAACTTGGTTCGCTAGCTTTTCCTGGTTCTGCTGGGGATGGGGATGGAGATGTAGTCTGGGGTGAAGACAATTCTCCAGTGAGGACGGAACTTGGTTCGCTAGCTTTTCCTGGTTCTGCTGGGGATGGGGATGGAGATGTAGTCTGGGGTGAGGACAATTCTCCAGTGAGGACGGAACTTGGTTCGCTAGCTTTTCCTGGTTCTGCTGGGGATGGGGATGTAGATGTAGTCTGGGGTGAGGACAATTCTCCAGTGAGGACCGAACTTGGTTCGCTGACCTTTTCCGGTTCTGCTGGGGATGGAGATGTAGTCTGGGGTGAGGACAATTCTCCAGTGAGGACGGAAATTGGTTCGCTAGCCTTACCTGGTTCTGCTGGGGATGGGGATGTAGTCTGGGGTGAGGACAATTCTCCAGTGAGGACGGAAATTGGTTCGCTTCCTAGTGGTAGTATTTTGTTTGAAGATGAAGCTAGTGTAGAAGAAGCAGTATTGTTGCTTTGAGATAAGTCTTCAGTGCTTGTATAATTTTGCTTGGTGGCGCTGGTCTGGATGACTCCTGTTTGTAAATGTGTCTGAGAGGAACGGGGGGGCTGTTGCTCCGTGGGTTGCAAAGTAGTAGGCGGTGATGCTTTGACTGTTGCTGGGGAAATTTCTTTTGTGGTTTTTTCTAGTTCACCGCGCAGATGATTAATAAAGTCCTCGACAATTGCTTCCCCCTGCTGCTGTTGGCTCTGCATCCGAGACAACTGTTGGGAAAGATTATTTTGGTAATTCTTCAATTCCTGTTGTAAGGAGTTAAAGGTAATCGTCAGGGTATCATCCAATGTTCCAAGCATTTGTTCAGCATTCTGATTGTGATTCCCGCCTGACTGAATAGCAGAGCGTTCCTGGGAATTACTTTCTACTGATTTGCTGGCTAAACTTGCTAGGGATGATTGCAGCTGGGAAGATATATGCTTGGCTAAGGCTTCTGATAACTGACGAATCAACACTTGCTGTTCAGTTATTTGTCGTACCTGTTGTAGGTGTTCCTTTTCCTCTAGCAACTGTTGAACTTCGTCAGATAAACGAGTTTTATCCGCCTGAAGCCGTTTGATTTCTTCCTGTAACGATCTGAGCATATTTTGCTGGAGGCTTTCTAAATCCTCCACTACAGCCCATAAAGCTGTCTCTGCTGCTCTGGATAGCTCGCCTCTGACTCGTGGGTTGTCTGGTCGCTTCTCAAATCGCCCCATTAGCTTCTAACCTCTAACACCTTGAAGATAAAGCTGCTTTCCGTAAACTTTCTTGGTAATCATAGTTATTTCCTGTCTTTTGTCAGGTAAATTCCCAAGTTTTGGCGGAATTGCGTACATAAATTTAATTTTGTCATGGTGAGTACAAGGTTGGCAAAGTATCTAATTTATTTGCGTAACAGCGCTACTATACTCTGTTCCCCTGAGCATCATAGAGCTGCTTTCCATGAGACTTATTTAAATTAACGGTTCTCTAGTGAGAGTTGATTAGGAAAAAACAATATTCCCAATATAAATACTTGTTTTTTTTAGTAGCCACAGTAGTTATTCAAAGCTGATCAATTCCTGTATTGTCACAACAGGATTATCTGAGTTCTGGATTTGGCTGTCAATTTTTGCAGAATGTAGCTTGTTTGACAGTTTACATTCTTAATAGGTATTAAACTAGTCGTCCGCAGAATTTTAAAGTATGACTATCCCCTGTACAATATTTTAGTGAATTAACTGCTATTCTGCAAAAACATACTCTGGTTTTGGTATTGTAGCAATATGCTTTTTCAGAAAAAAGCTAGAAAATTATCAATTCATCAGGTTACATAAAGAATAAATATTAGAGGAATAAAACTCTCGCAGTGCTAAAGATGACAGCGCTGAGGATTGCACTCACGGGAAGTGTAATGATCCATGCAAGGGCAATACCTTGTAGAGTTGGAAATTTAATTGATTTGATATTTTGCACCAGTCCAATACCGACAACACCACCCACAAGAGCATGGGAGGTGGAGACGGGTAAACCGAAGCGGGAGGCTAGGAGGATAGTGGTGGCGGTTGCAAGTTCGGCACAGAATCCACTACTAGGTTGCAAAGTAATGATGTTTTCGCCAATTGTAGTAATCACTTTTTTACCCCAGATGGCTAAACCAGCGACAATACCAGCACCACCAAGGATTAAAATCCAGATGGGGATGGTGATGCCATTGATAGGTACGCTACCAGTGCGATTAGTATAGATAATCGCCGCTAAAGGAGCGATCGCATTACCAACATCGTTAGAACCATGAGCAAAGGCGACAAAGCAAGCACTGAGAACTTGAAATCGACCAAACAGGCGTTCTACGGGAATGGGGAGTATTTCCCTCTTGTCTAGTTTGTCTACCTTTTCCTCTACTTGTTCTAACTGTCGCCAACTAGTTACTGTGAGTGCAATGGCTGCAACTGCACCTGTGAATAAAGGAATGTCATAATTAGGTAAGTTTAAACCAATGCGCTGATTCAAGTAATTGGTTAGGGGTTGCATTAAGGAAGGTAGGACAATGACACCAAATATTCCTAGCAGAATTACACTCAGCCAGGGAATCCACTGTTGTAGCTGTGCTACTTGATTTGGTTGATCTAAAATCCAGTGCTTGATTTGACTGTAGAATAAAGCGGCGATCGCACTACTGATAATCGGCGTAAAAATCCAGCCAATGCTGACTAAGCCAATTGATGACCAATTAATTGCATCTACTCCCACAGCTACCCAACTAAATCCAGCGATCGCACCTACAACTGCATGAGATGAGGCTACAGGTAAACCGCGCGAGGTGGCGATTTGCAGCCACAATCCACAGGTAATTAACACTGATACCATACCAGTTACGTAAATTTCTGGTGTAGCAGCGAATAAAATAGGATTGGCAATTTTTGTAGCTAAGGTTTGAGATACTTCATCCCCAAATAATACCGCGCCCGTAAACTCTAAAATCCCAGCAATAATTATCGCCTGTGTGAGGGTGATGGCTTTGGAACCGACAGAGGTTCCCATTGAGTTGGCGACATCGTTAGCGCCGAGATTCCAGGCGACGTAAAAAGCTAGTAGGGCGATGAAAATTAACGTAATGGACATTTAGCGTGGGGGTAGATGGTAAGAAGATAGCGCGATTCTCCGATGAATCAAAAGCAAGGGCTTATCGCAAAACATGGAGAAGCGCTATAAATATTTTCTACTGTTATCTTGTTTGCCCGGATTACGGATAAATTAAAATTTTATATGTTGCGGGATTGGGTGCGATCGCTTGGGCTACAGCTGCTGATAAATTTTCTAATGGATAGCGATCGCTAATCAAGGCTTGAACATCGATACTGCGATTAAATACAATCTCCGCCGAGAGACCCTGAAGCCGATAGGATGAACTGTAACTACCCATCAAGTCAATTTCCCGACGATAAAGAATATTGGGATTAATGGGAATTTCCAATTCATCGGGGAATTCTGCGAAAAACAGTATCTTACCACCTTTGCGGGTACATTCAAGAGCTTGAAAAAAAGCTTTGTCACTGGGAACAGCTAGCAGCGTGACATCAACACCCATTCCCCCAGTCAAGGCGTGAATTTTGGCAGATAAATCAGGATCACGCGCCTCAAAAGCCGCATCTGCACCGACATCTAAAGCTTTCTCTACTCTAGATGGTAGCAAATCAGTGGCGATCGCCTTCGCCCCAAAATACTTCACCAACATCACAAACATTAAGCCAATTGGTCCCGCACCAGTCACCAAAACAGTTTGTCCGGGGGCAATTTGGGCTTTTTTCACGGCTTTGAGACAGCAGTTAGTTGGTTCTACAAAACTCGCCTCTTCAAAGCTGATGTGATCAGGAATGGGAATTAACCCGCCATTCTGGACAATATGTCCGGGAACCTTGACATATTCAGCAAAACCGCCACCACTAGCGTTAAATCCGGCTGTGGTAGAGATATTTTTATAGACATCGCACATCGAGAAATTATCATTCATGCAGTAGGCGCAACGCATACAAGGAATGTGGTGCATTACCGCCACCCGTTGTCCTACTTGCCAAGATTGTACCTGAGAACCTATGGCTGCGATTGTACCCGCAGTTTCATGTCCAAATATGCGTGGTGGTTCATACAGAGGATAACGAATTTTTTTAATATCTGACTGACACAATCCCACAACTCCCACCTGTACCAGCACTTCATCTGGTTCCAGCGTCGGAACTGGGATTTCTTCGTAAGACAGTTGATTAACGCCTCTAAATACCTGTGCTTTCACTTTAGTTGTTCTCCACTCGTGGTTATTAAACGCAATAAACGAAATCATCATAATTCAGATAGCTGTCAATGAAGCAGGATATATTTCATATATGATGGGTAGATCGGTTTGAACAAGCAATAAATGATTACTCAAGATAACTTTAAATCTCTGTTACTATCACTAGGTTTTGAGCAAAATCGAAATGTGTTATCAAAGCATTTTTCGCATACTGAGGGGATGATCAAGGTAGATTTTAATAAAAAAGAATTAATTTATCCTGAAGATCATGGATTAATTATTAATGAGCGTCAGACTTGCAACTTCTCTCAAAATGAAAATTTTGTTGTTTTTGAGTGCGTGCATCGACTTTTAGTAAAAGGATATAAACCTGAACATATAGAACTTGAACCGAAATGGCAAGTTGGGCATGGTGCTAGTGGAGGTCGTGCAGATATTTTAGTAAAAAATCAACAAGGAAAACCAATGTTGATCATTGAGTGCAAAACAGCAGGTAAAGAGTTTGAAAAAGCTTGGAAAGATACTCAAAATGACGGAGGACAATTATTTTCTTATGCTCAACAGATTCAAGAAACTGAATTTTTATGTCTTTATGCTTCAAGCTTTTTAGATGATGTTTGTGTTTTTAATTATTATGTCATATCTCACAAAGACAACCAAAAAATTATAGCAGATGATCCTAATTTACTGAGTTTTGAGAAGGCAAAGGATGTAAAAGGAAGATTTAAAGTTTGGCAACAAACATATCAATTAGAAAAAACTACTAAGGGCATTTTTGAAGATAATATTCCTGCCTATCAGATTGGTAAAGATAAATACACTATTGATGACCTTACACCGATTAATGCAAGAGATAAAGAAAAGAAATATCATGTATTCCGCACTATTCTCAGAAAGCATAATGTTTCTGGACGAGAGAATGC encodes:
- a CDS encoding zinc-dependent dehydrogenase, whose product is MKAQVFRGVNQLSYEEIPVPTLEPDEVLVQVGVVGLCQSDIKKIRYPLYEPPRIFGHETAGTIAAIGSQVQSWQVGQRVAVMHHIPCMRCAYCMNDNFSMCDVYKNISTTAGFNASGGGFAEYVKVPGHIVQNGGLIPIPDHISFEEASFVEPTNCCLKAVKKAQIAPGQTVLVTGAGPIGLMFVMLVKYFGAKAIATDLLPSRVEKALDVGADAAFEARDPDLSAKIHALTGGMGVDVTLLAVPSDKAFFQALECTRKGGKILFFAEFPDELEIPINPNILYRREIDLMGSYSSSYRLQGLSAEIVFNRSIDVQALISDRYPLENLSAAVAQAIAPNPATYKILIYP
- a CDS encoding EamA family transporter — encoded protein: MGRFEKRPDNPRVRGELSRAAETALWAVVEDLESLQQNMLRSLQEEIKRLQADKTRLSDEVQQLLEEKEHLQQVRQITEQQVLIRQLSEALAKHISSQLQSSLASLASKSVESNSQERSAIQSGGNHNQNAEQMLGTLDDTLTITFNSLQQELKNYQNNLSQQLSRMQSQQQQGEAIVEDFINHLRGELEKTTKEISPATVKASPPTTLQPTEQQPPRSSQTHLQTGVIQTSATKQNYTSTEDLSQSNNTASSTLASSSNKILPLGSEPISVLTGELSSPQTTSPSPAEPGKASEPISVLTGELSSPQTTSPSPAEPEKVSEPSSVLTGELSSPQTTSTSPSPAEPGKASEPSSVLTGELSSPQTTSPSPSPAEPGKASEPSSVLTGELSSPQTTSPSPSPAEPGKASEPSSVLSSNSLESDTKSPPEPRKVREPSLVLSRNSFERQNKPLTSNPGTNQKAKPASSQSPSSRTFSPIQIGFLLVVLSTVVSSLYNITIKWMFFKPFDNLGALEIQGIISPTLGNILLILMLRLMVVVPLMLLLAPMMHPQVWQDMQNILGSLRGNSTANSSVKKQRTLQLSIASGCFLFLSQVLIYMALGQVATGMAIALFFVYPMISGLVSWLLLGDRPSGFHSAAMGAIFCGELLVLGGSASLGMANFSLGSSTAILAGVAFACYVILTKICATKLHPVSFTLINFTTMLVLSFICLMLPLPSNLSLVIEQSNLLELILSAFILGVLTLLGYVLQNVGIRKLGGLRSAIIGAGVPILTVVFAGLILQETLELIQVMGVVFVSFGIAAYSFEKMRTQVKPSSSQN
- a CDS encoding inorganic phosphate transporter, yielding MSITLIFIALLAFYVAWNLGANDVANSMGTSVGSKAITLTQAIIIAGILEFTGAVLFGDEVSQTLATKIANPILFAATPEIYVTGMVSVLITCGLWLQIATSRGLPVASSHAVVGAIAGFSWVAVGVDAINWSSIGLVSIGWIFTPIISSAIAALFYSQIKHWILDQPNQVAQLQQWIPWLSVILLGIFGVIVLPSLMQPLTNYLNQRIGLNLPNYDIPLFTGAVAAIALTVTSWRQLEQVEEKVDKLDKREILPIPVERLFGRFQVLSACFVAFAHGSNDVGNAIAPLAAIIYTNRTGSVPINGITIPIWILILGGAGIVAGLAIWGKKVITTIGENIITLQPSSGFCAELATATTILLASRFGLPVSTSHALVGGVVGIGLVQNIKSIKFPTLQGIALAWIITLPVSAILSAVIFSTARVLFL